The Sandaracinobacteroides saxicola nucleotide sequence TGGCAATCGGACCAGGTCGATGCCGCGAATACCGATTCGATCAATTCGCCCTGGACCTTCACGCTGACCAATCCCGGTGTGTTCCGCCTGACCGATGCCTTCATCGTCGGCGACATCTATACCGTCTCGGGCAGCTTCAACGTGGCCTCGACCTTCTTTGCCGGGCCGGCAATCCCGCTCAGCAATCCGACGGCCGACGCGGCGTGGCTGAGCGCCGACTTCAGCCATATCCTGGTGCCGCTGCCGGCCGGGGTCTATTCGATCACCATCCAGGGCAATGGCGCCGGCGGACTTCCCGCGGGCTTCTTCGTGCAGCTGACCCAGGTTCCCGAGCCGGCAACCTGGGCGATGATGATCGCCGGTTTCGGTCTGGTGGGCCTGGGGCTGCGCCGTCGTCGCCAGCCGGTGGTCGGCGCCTGAATCGATTGACGGGCCACGGCGAATAGGGGAGGGCGGTTCACCGGATGGGAGCCGCCCTTTTCCTTTGTGACGGAGAGCAGCATGGCAGAGCTGGGCAGCGCGCAGGGGTGGGTGACGACGGGCACCGCGACGATCGCGGCCATCGCGGGCATCGTTTCCGGCATCAATTCCGACCAGGCGAAGACCCGTGCCGCCGCGGCGGAGGCGCAGTCGCGCGCGACATCGGCGCAGCTGGCGCAGCAGGCGGAGGCGCGGCAGTTGAGCAGTGCCAACCGGGACTATCAGCTGGCGGTGACGCGGATGGTGCTGGATGCCATCGGCAAGGATGACCGGCGGCTGCAGGGCGCGCTCGTTGGGCTGGTGGCGACGCTGCCCGAGGAAAGCCTGGCGAAATCGCTGACCGAGGCGCTGGCATCCTCCGGCGACGCCGCGGTGGCGGGCCGCGCCAATGCCAACCTGTCCGCGCTGGAAAGCTATGTCGGGCAGAATGAATCGGATGGGCGGGAGGTGCTGGCGGGGCCGACGATCGCGCCGACCAGGCTGGGGACGGCGAGCGCGACGCGCACGATCGCCGCCGACGCATCGCCGGTGGGGACGACGCGGCAGCTGACGCCCAAGAAGGCCGGCGCCTGGGATGTCGACATCTTCTGGTGCCAGGGGGATGGCGACGCGGCGCGGCGCGTGCGGGCGGAGGCGCTGGCGGGGGCGTTGCGCGGGGAGACGGGCTTTGCGCTGGGGCGCCTGCGCATCCGGCCGCTGCCCTACATCACCAACAGCCGCCCCGGTTATCGCCTGTCGGCGGACGTGATCCGGCCGGAGGCGGGCAAGCGCGACGAGGCCGATGTTGCCGCGGCGATTCAGCGGGTGGCGGCGGCGCTGCCGCAGCCGGTCAGGCTGACGGTGCAGCCGGCGACCTCGCCGACACCCTCCTATGTCAGCACTTTCATGTGCGCCTGAGCGAGAGACCGTTTGCAAATCGTCCAGACCGGGCTGCAAATGTCGATTTTCTGCGCTCCGTTGCTCACGTGCCTTAAGCACGCTGCGCTACGATGCTCGAAAATCACCATTTTCGCCACGGCCTGAACGATTTTCAAACGGTCTCTCAGGCATCCTCGAATTGCAGGCGCGCGAGGCGGGCGTAGAGCGCGTCGGCGCTGAGGAGCTGGGCGTGGGTGCCGGTTTCGACGATCGCGCCTTCGTCCATCACGATGATGCGGTCGGCATCGCGCACGGTGGCGAGTCGATGGGCGATGACCAGCGTGGTGCGGCCGACCATCAGCCGTTCCAGCGCCTCCTGCACGGCGCGTTCGCTTTCGGCGTCCAGCGCGCTGGTGGCTTCATCCAGCAGCAGCAGCGGTGCGTCCTTCAGCAGCGCGCGGGCGATGGCGAGGCGCTGGCGCTGGCCGCCCGACAGGCGGGCGCCGGATTCGCCCATGAAACTGTCGAGGCCGTCCGGAAGCGCGCGCAGGAAATCGGCGGCATTGGCGGCGTCGGCGGCGGCCCATAATTCCGCCTCGGTGGCGTCAGGCCGGCCGTAGCGGATATTGTCCCGCGCGCTGGCGGCGAACACGGTCGCTTCCTGCGGCACGACGGCGATGCGGGCGCGCAGGTCCGCCGGGTCGGCATCGCGCAGGTCGACACCGTCGAGGCGGATGGTGCCGGCGGCGGGGTCGTAGAAACGCTGGACGAGCTGGAAGATGGTGGTCTTGCCGGCGCCCGACGGGCCGACAAGGGCAATGCGCTCGCCGGGCGCGATGCTGAGCGAGAGATCGCGGATGGCGGAGACGTCCGGGCGGGTGGGATAGCGGAAGCTGACGTGATCGAAGACCAGCGCGCCGCGCGCCGGGACGGGGAGCGGCACGGGATGGGCCGGCGCGGCGATGGCGGGGGTTTCGGCAAGCAGCTCGCGGATGCGGCCGGAGGCGCCGGCGGCGCGCATGAAATCGCCATAGACCTCGGTCAGCGCGCCGAAGGCGCCGGCGACGATCGCGGCGGCGAGCACGAAGGCGGTGATGGTGCCGCCGGTCATCCGCCCGGCGATGACATCGACCGCGCCCTGCCACAGCACCAGCGTGATGGCGCCGAAGATCAGCATGATGACGAGCGCGGTCATGCCCGACCGCACGCGGATGCGCCGCTTGGCGGTGGCGAAGGCGCTTTCGACGGCGCTGCCGAAGCGGTTGGCTTCGCGGGTTTCGGCGCCGAAGGCCTGCACCACCTTGATGGCGCGCAGCACTTCGGAGACGATGCTGCCGACGTCGGCGATGCGGTCCTGGCTGCTGCGGCTGAGCGCGCGGACACGGCGGCCGAGCAGCACGATGGGGCCGATGACGAGCGGGATGACGAGCAGCATCATCGCGGTGAGTTTCGGCGACTGCACGAACAGATAGCCGATGCCGCCGATCCCCATGAACAGGTTGCGCAGCGCGATGGAGGCGCTGGAGCTGACCACCTGTTCGATGACCGCGGTGTCGCTGGTGAGGCGGCTGGCGATCTCGCTGGGGCGGTTCTCTTCGAAAAATCCGGGGTGCAGGCCGAGCAGGTGGCGATGGACGGTGCGGCGCAGGTCGGCGACGACGCGCTCTCCGATCCAGCTGACATAATAGAAGCGGATGGCGGTGGAGATGCCCATCACCAGGACGATGGCGAGGAGCGCGTAGAAATAGGGGGCGATGTCGGCGCCGGAGGCCGCGCCGAAGCCCTGGTCGACGATGGCCTTGAAGCCCTGCGGGATGGCAAGCGTGGCGCCGGCGGCGACCACGAGCGCGGCGAGCGCGGCCGCGATCTGCGCCGGATAGGCGCGGGCGAAGGTCCAGAGCAGGGACAGGTTGGAGAATTTGCGCGAGGGCGGGGCATCGTCGGGGGTGGGGGTGGCCATGCGGGCGCTTCTACAGCGGTTTTGAGGCGCACTCAAAGCCGTTTCGGTTCTGGCGAGCCTGTTCAAACGCGGTGCGGACGCTACATCGGGGCCATGGCGAGCCTGTTCGAGAAAATCTGGAGCCATCATGTGGTGGCGGCGATCGATGATGCGACCGCGCTGATCGCCATCGACCGGGTGTTCCTGCACGAGCGGACGGGATCGGTGGCGCTGAAATCGCTGGCGGAGGCGGGGCGGCCGGTGGTGGATCCGGGGCGGGTGTTCGCCACCATGGACCATATCGTCAGCACCAGGCCGGGGCGGGGGGATGCGACCGAGATGCCGGGCGGCACGGCGTTCATCACCGAGACAAGGGACGCGGCGCGGGCGGCGGGGATCAACCTGTTCGATGTGACCGACCGCGACCAGGGGATCGTGCATGTGGTGTCGCCGGAGCTGGGGATCGTGCTGCCGGGGCTGACCCTGGTGTGCCCGGACAGCCATACGTGCACGCAGGGCGCGATGGGGGCGCTGGCCTGGGGGATCGGCAGCACCGAGGCGGAGCATGCGCTGGCGACGGGGACGCTGCGGGTGACGAAGCCGAAAACCATGCGCGTGACGGTGGAGGGCCGGCTGGCGCCCGGCGTGACGGCGAAGGATCTGGCGCTGCATCTGATCGCGCGCTTCGGCGCGGCGGGCGGGGTGGACCATGCGGTGGAATATGCCGGCGAGGCAGTGCGGGCGCTGCCGATGGAGGCGCGGCTGACGCTGTGCAACATGGCGACGGAGTTCGGCGCCTTTACCGGGCTGATCGCGCCGGACGCGGTGACGTTCGACTATCTGAAGGGTCGGCGACATGCGCCCGCGGGGGCGGTCTGGGATGCGGCGGTGGCACAGTGGCAGGGTCTGGTTAGCGATAATGGTTCGATGTTCCACGTGGAACATGCCATATCGGCAAATGAGGTGGTACCGATGGTGAGCTGGGGCACCAGCGTGCAGCAGAGCGTGGCGGTGGACGGGCGGGTGCCGGATGACGCGGCAACGCGGTCATTGGAGTATATGGGGCTGGAAGCCGGGCAGGCAGTGGCGGGATTGCCGGTGACCGGGGCTTTCATTGGTAGCTGTACCAACAGCCGATTGTCCGATCTGGAACGCGCCGCGGCGATCGTGCGGGGTCGGCGGGTGGCGGACGGGGTGCGGGCGCTGGTGGTGCCGGGGAGCCAGGCGGTGAAGCGGGCCGCGGAAGCGGCGGGGCTGGACCGGGTGTTCGTGGAGGCCGGGTTCGAGTGGCGGGAATCCGGCTGCTCGCTGTGCTTCTATGCGGGTGGCGAGAGTTTCGGACCGCGGGAGCGTGTGATCAGCAGCACCAACCGCAATTTCGAAAGCCGGCAGGGGCCGGGGACGCGCACGCACATCGCCAGCCCCGAGACCGTCGCGGCGAGCGCGATCGCGGGGAAGATCGCCGACGCCCGGGACTATGCCCGTGGCTGAGCCGCTGGTGCGGTTGACGGCGGTGGCGGCGCCGTTGCTGCGGGACAATATCGATACCGACATCATCATCCCGAGCCGGGAGATGAAGACGGTGGGCAAGACCGGGCTGGCGGACGGGCTGTTCGCCGGCTGGCGCTATCAGGCTCCCGGGAGCCGGGAGCCGGATCCGGATTTTGTGTTGAACCAGCCAGCGTATCGGCACGCTCGGGTGTTGTTGACGGGTGCCAATGTGGGGTGCGGGTCGAGCCGGGAGCATGCCGCCTGGGCGCTGGCGGAATGGGGGTTCCGGGCGGTGGTGGCGCCAAGTTTCAACCCGATCTTCCTGGGCAATGTCGTGCGAAACGGCATTGCACCGGTGAAACTGCCGATGGAGGTGGTGGCGACGCTGGCAGGGACGGTGACGCTGGACCTGGAGGCGATGACGCTGACCGGGCCGGACGGGGCGGTGCATCGCTTCGCGCTGGACGCCGAGGCGCGGGCGATGCTGCTGGAGGGGCTGGACGCCATCGACCTGACGCTGAAGCTGCGGCCGGCGATCGAGGCATGGCGGGAGGCCGACAGGGGACAGCGGCCTTGGGTTTATGGGTGAAGCGGCGATGCGCCCATGAAAAGGGCCCCGCGCGGGTGCGCGGGGCCCTTTCCGACGAAGACCGATGTCAGGCGGCGACGCTGCGGCGGCGGCGCAGGGCGCCCCCCACCAGGCCGAAGCCGCTGATCAGCATGGCCCAAGTGGCGGGTTCGGGCACGACCGCGCCGCGCACCAGCCAGGTTTCGGAGAAGCCGGGGTTCTGGCCGCCGGGCACGAAGATGACGCCGGCGACGCCATCGCCGAAATCGCAATGCCGCCAGACGGTGCTGAAATAGGCGGCGGCGCAGGCGCCGTCGCTGCCGACGCTGATCGGCGTGTCGTTGCCAGCACCGAAGCGCGACAGGCTGATCGGATCGAAGCCGCCGTCGGGGACGTTGGCGCCGCGGAACAGGAAGTCGCTGGCCTGCGGGCGGCCGGCGAGTTCGCCGACGGTCGGCAGGCGCCAGCCCTGCGTGCCCTGATAGGTCAGGTCGATGTCACCGCAGCCGCCGGTGGCGTCGCAGGGGTTGGCCCAGGCCCAGTCCAGCCCGCCGAAGACGATGTAGGCGTTGGTGGGCACGGGGGCGTTGATGATGGCCTGCGCCGGGACGGCGGCAAGCGCGGCAGCCGCGACGGCGGCAAGCATGGCGTATTTCATGACATTCCCTCCCTGTTGTGGGTAATGAGGGATGAGCAATGTTCATGCCAAGTGGCAGATGATGCAGAATCAAAAGGTTAACGATGCTGCGACGCACAAATCTGTAAAATGCGGCGTCACGCGGCGTGATAGTGGCAATTGTTATGCCGATTTTTCAACCTGTCTGGCGGCATCGCCGCGCAACTGCGCTTCGGTGAGGCGGTAGCCGAGCAG carries:
- a CDS encoding FxDxF family PEP-CTERM protein; translation: MRKLLMAALLAGVASAASATVLIPGTGWQSDQVDAANTDSINSPWTFTLTNPGVFRLTDAFIVGDIYTVSGSFNVASTFFAGPAIPLSNPTADAAWLSADFSHILVPLPAGVYSITIQGNGAGGLPAGFFVQLTQVPEPATWAMMIAGFGLVGLGLRRRRQPVVGA
- a CDS encoding ABC transporter transmembrane domain-containing protein, coding for MATPTPDDAPPSRKFSNLSLLWTFARAYPAQIAAALAALVVAAGATLAIPQGFKAIVDQGFGAASGADIAPYFYALLAIVLVMGISTAIRFYYVSWIGERVVADLRRTVHRHLLGLHPGFFEENRPSEIASRLTSDTAVIEQVVSSSASIALRNLFMGIGGIGYLFVQSPKLTAMMLLVIPLVIGPIVLLGRRVRALSRSSQDRIADVGSIVSEVLRAIKVVQAFGAETREANRFGSAVESAFATAKRRIRVRSGMTALVIMLIFGAITLVLWQGAVDVIAGRMTGGTITAFVLAAAIVAGAFGALTEVYGDFMRAAGASGRIRELLAETPAIAAPAHPVPLPVPARGALVFDHVSFRYPTRPDVSAIRDLSLSIAPGERIALVGPSGAGKTTIFQLVQRFYDPAAGTIRLDGVDLRDADPADLRARIAVVPQEATVFAASARDNIRYGRPDATEAELWAAADAANAADFLRALPDGLDSFMGESGARLSGGQRQRLAIARALLKDAPLLLLDEATSALDAESERAVQEALERLMVGRTTLVIAHRLATVRDADRIIVMDEGAIVETGTHAQLLSADALYARLARLQFEDA
- a CDS encoding 3-isopropylmalate dehydratase large subunit translates to MASLFEKIWSHHVVAAIDDATALIAIDRVFLHERTGSVALKSLAEAGRPVVDPGRVFATMDHIVSTRPGRGDATEMPGGTAFITETRDAARAAGINLFDVTDRDQGIVHVVSPELGIVLPGLTLVCPDSHTCTQGAMGALAWGIGSTEAEHALATGTLRVTKPKTMRVTVEGRLAPGVTAKDLALHLIARFGAAGGVDHAVEYAGEAVRALPMEARLTLCNMATEFGAFTGLIAPDAVTFDYLKGRRHAPAGAVWDAAVAQWQGLVSDNGSMFHVEHAISANEVVPMVSWGTSVQQSVAVDGRVPDDAATRSLEYMGLEAGQAVAGLPVTGAFIGSCTNSRLSDLERAAAIVRGRRVADGVRALVVPGSQAVKRAAEAAGLDRVFVEAGFEWRESGCSLCFYAGGESFGPRERVISSTNRNFESRQGPGTRTHIASPETVAASAIAGKIADARDYARG
- the leuD gene encoding 3-isopropylmalate dehydratase small subunit; the encoded protein is MPVAEPLVRLTAVAAPLLRDNIDTDIIIPSREMKTVGKTGLADGLFAGWRYQAPGSREPDPDFVLNQPAYRHARVLLTGANVGCGSSREHAAWALAEWGFRAVVAPSFNPIFLGNVVRNGIAPVKLPMEVVATLAGTVTLDLEAMTLTGPDGAVHRFALDAEARAMLLEGLDAIDLTLKLRPAIEAWREADRGQRPWVYG
- a CDS encoding PEPxxWA-CTERM sorting domain-containing protein, which encodes MKYAMLAAVAAAALAAVPAQAIINAPVPTNAYIVFGGLDWAWANPCDATGGCGDIDLTYQGTQGWRLPTVGELAGRPQASDFLFRGANVPDGGFDPISLSRFGAGNDTPISVGSDGACAAAYFSTVWRHCDFGDGVAGVIFVPGGQNPGFSETWLVRGAVVPEPATWAMLISGFGLVGGALRRRRSVAA